AAGCATGTGAATGGGGTTAACTCAGAAATTCACAAATGAGCAACATCTTGATATGCTACCCTTTGGATGTCTGCTTAAACTTGGAGAAGTACCTTACAAAAAGATAAAACATAGACAAGATTGGAGGTCTTTTGATGGGAGTCGAGAACATGAATAAAAAGTTGGATTGACATGTGAAAGTTCAGCTACATTTTATTTTATACATACTAAACCAAATATTTACACTCAGAATTGACATGTCTTCTAATCTACCATATACATCTTCCCGTTTTAAACTATTGCTGTTTCGTGGGTTTTTAAATGGAAAATGGGGACTAGAGGTACTGAATCAACTTTAATTCTTATTGACATCTAAGAAAGCTTCGTTGTGAATCCAAGCATTCTCTGATCTATGACACTTTCAATCTTACTACATAACTGGAATAAACTAAGGTATGTGGCAACCTAACTTCTTCTAAAATATTGTTCTTGTTTGCAAGAGAATCATAATTTTTCTATCTCATTTTTTACACTGAACTTCAAGTTCAGGCATGGTTTGTACATCAAGCTCCTCAAATTCCATAGAAGTCTGTGTTCGATGACTTTCAATGTGGCAAGGCTTTAAGAGTTACACTGTCAACTGTTCCAGGTCTACCAAAATTGAGAGCAATCTCTCATTGATTAAAAAACACAGACATATCAGCGTCTTCTTAACTATTTGAAACTCAATCTATGTTATTATTATTCATTCCCGATGAGTGTGCATCTATGGACCTATACCCCCCAGAGCTTGGAACTCAAAAACATTGAAAAAAACCAGTGACTCGAATGATAACTCTATTCTGTACATTTGTCAAttcttaatactttcaagatcTTCCTTTGGACTAAAGAAGCAGCACCTATCAAGGCGGGATAATCTTTGAAAGACATTTAAGGCTAGCACAGATTTGAAGTATTTCAAGTGCAGAAATGTAGTTATTGAGGGCATTTCGTTTCATGACACAACTAATCAGTTTATGTATAAATGTTCTAGCTAATAAGTCTAAACCCTTTCTTAGGGCGCGAGGCAAATAACAAACTAGTGAAAGACATAGATAGATTAGTCTTCTCTtataaaaatgcgtctatcatttaaAACCAATTTTAACATGAAACCTCAGAAATCCCCAAATTGGCATAACGAATCATTAAGAGTGGAAAATCAATTCAAGAGTAAACTGAAATGAGAGAATAATACCAAAGTAGCGACGCTCATTAGCGGCCTTAGCTTTGTCGAGCATCTTGTCAAGATCAACTTGAAGCTGAGCATCCCATTTGACCAACTGATTTACAAATACAGCTCCAAGTCCCATACCCAATACATGCTCCCATGGATCTGAAATGAAAATCAAATCAGAAATCAGATGAAATGAGAAATCAGATGAAAATGAACTGATAAGGAGAAATGAAGAAATTAGGTTAAAAGAGAAACAACATACGCCTCATATAAGGAAGTTTACGGAGGGCATTGGAGTACATCTGTGTGCCCAACCCTAGTACTGCTCCTACCATCGTCGCCGTCACaggcatcttcttcttcttcttctgttttcttgtttaatttttaGCTGAGTCAGTGAGAGAGAAATGAAATCTGGATTTGATTTCTGAACTCTTCTTCCTTTCACTTCGTCTATCCCCAAATTAAATCTCACTGCTTGCAGCACGTGTTAACTATAAGCGTGCCGTTCCGTGCCTTTTTTTTCCCTACCCTGATCATATCCTGTGAAAAGCCCAATAAGGCCCAACTTACCTGTTTGCCGCAAACGGTTTGTTTGTATTGTATCGTATCGTATATCAGGGATAGCTTCTTTCTCCCACCTCATCAACATCATCGACCTTTCAAATTTTCTAcatctgattttgattttcatcTGTTTAGCACGAGATCCATGTAATTGTTGGTTGGCTGGTAATCCATCATATTcatacagcagcagcagctggccATGCAATGCATGTAATATCACGAGCAACGACGTCTAATTTCTCCTCCATAATATCTTTCTTtatatgtttttctttctttaaccAAAATTAGTTGCTGCTTTCCAATCTCCATCACATGGATCGTATCTTTCTATTATTAACCTTCCAAATCTAAGCATATGTAAGCTAGCTAGGTACAACGACATGTCTTAGCTTGGCATCTTAAAATTTTGGCAAACATTCTCTCTCAGCAACTATATCTAACAAGATTTTGTGCACACTTGGTTCACCAATTTAATCTGCAACTACAAACTACAAATACTATGCATCAATGCCTCTTTCTTTGAaccatattttttatttggtaaagctcggcttcgttctgtcccgatatgatttggtaaagctcggctttgcCAATTCtgcatttgatttggtaaagctcggcttcaccTCGCCCcatttggtaaagctcggtttCGCCTCTCCCCAGTCCCGATTTGAACTTGCAGTACGGGAACTGGCAGTAGATGAACTTGGGTGTTGAAGACCAAATGTTCTGAAAATTTGATTTGGTGTTATTAATTAGATGAGAACATTTCTTCAACTAAGAGGTgctaaaatcaaataaaaacaaataaaggaaGTGACGGTGCAGATAGATTAATAGTCCAAAAACTACAATAATATaaattagatttaatgaaatgtTGTCTGAAATTAGATTTGCATATGGAGCAATCAAGCTCGCCATTACAGCACGTTACTATTTGGTAAAACTTTAACTTTCTTTACAAAGCATCTTTGTAGTTACATAGCATagcatctatatatatatatatatgtaacctGCTGAACAGGTTGGTAAGCCATCGTTCAGGGACATTGAGATTTTAAACCATTGTTTTTTCAGTGTGGATTTTAGTAGTTACTGCATAAACTCGTTGCTCAAAGAATCTCCCTGCTGCTAATAACACTTCCTGCAAAAGTTGTTGTACAGTAATTTAtttaaatacacaaccaaattagtcAGACACCATTAACTTGGTTCACTTTAATAACAACATATTATGAAAAGAAGCTAATATTTGAGGTTTGTGCTTACTGTTGCTCCAGAGAATCGAATTGCTGGTAATCCTTGGTCCCGCTAATGTTTAGCACCGGTGGAGGATCGGAAAATCTCAGGCTTACCCAGTTAACTATTCGCTTTCTTTACAGCTTACTCTAGCTGATGAGTTTCTTTGCAGCCAGTTCCCATATCATCAGTAAAATTAGACCATAAAATTGTTGTTGCACActccataaaaagaataaaatcttGAAAATGAGTTTGCCGAACTATGAAAGTTATACCTTCATTATGGCTTCTTTCAAATCTATGCTTTCCTGGTTATCCAACAACGGTAATTCTCTTTGCGCCCAATGTATTACATCTTAGCTTTCTTTTCAGATTTTCAGAACCAAAGTGACTCAAAACCATGTTCATGTAATGACAGTAAACCTCATTCATGGATTAGTATGGAAGTTAATATGTAATTTGACTTCCCAAATCTAAAGATAGAGAAAACCAATATTTTTAGGTACTACATACCAAGTCTACCCTACCATCATTAGAACTGACTTTGCATAAAGCTGAAtcaattttcttcttggaatcacaGTAAGCATCAACAATTTAAGAAATATAAACGTAAATCATGTGATTCGTATAAAAAGAAATTGGGGACCAGGTAGAAGAAATAATTACCTTGTTGGTAATCTATGAAACATGGATGCAGGAAAAGGCTTGTTGGCTATTCCAGCATCATTCCACTATCCATCTCATCATCATTTACTGTCTTATTTTCATTTATTTCCCCTGCGGACGAAGTGAACGAACATATTAAACCCAATTAAGCTTATGGCTTATAAAAGTATACACACATAAAATATAAATAACAATCAGATATCAAACCCCAAGCACCAAGAACTGAACCCATTAAAGTTTTGTGAAGTCAGATATCTTTATAATTTTCATGGTTCTATTTTCTTCCTTCTTGAATACTATGATTCATCTCCTTCACTCTCTTGTCGTGTACACTGTCAATTCTTCAACATTCATTATTGCTGGCAATAAAAagtaacaacaaaaaaatcagTAACAAAAAAAGCTAAACGATGTTGAAAACAAAAATCTCAAGGAAATTGAATATAAAAATCTGAAACTTTCAATTGTATCAATACAAATAAGAAAAATGTTGCAatttcaataatccaaataaaaCATTTCAGTTTAGGTATATGATATGCTTACTGTTTTTGGCACTTGCAACTATCTGCCGGGACTCTTGTTCTGCACTCAGTAACATTTGTACACTAAAGTATCCATTGCAATTTACTGATGTAATTTTCTCTGAACAGTGCATGAATCAGAAGGAATACATTTTTATACATATACACTTCATAAGTAAACCATACATATTGGAAGGTATTGCAATCCTCACTTACAGTGACATCCAGTAAGATATTTATATACACTGGTGAATAAATAATGTCTTCACATGCAATTGCTTATACATACCATGGAAAGTATTAGAAACCATGGACTTGTAATGCTTCTCAACCCTGTccaagcaacaaaaaaaaatcgtacctgcaaaataaaacaaataggtTAGGGTTTATTGATTCAGAGAAACAAAAAGACAGAACGAAAAAGTTTCAGGCTTACCAACTGCAAAAATCGTTCACCTTTTTTACTTTGTATTGAAATCCCTAGACCTAAGAAAACAAACTCAGGTACTGATCAGAAAAAGTGCAATTTTTATATCTTAAATCCGCTAACTAACCACAACTCACCACTTCAAATCAAGCATTCAGGTATATTAGATAGAAAAATGAAATAGATGTGAAAGaagaaccaaaattagggtttacgtaTTTAGTGTTCCTGAGGTTTTTATTTCAGTGTTCAGAATCATCATATCCGGAAGCCATATCAAAATCTGTAAAAGAAACcattaata
This is a stretch of genomic DNA from Papaver somniferum cultivar HN1 chromosome 1, ASM357369v1, whole genome shotgun sequence. It encodes these proteins:
- the LOC113322916 gene encoding uncharacterized protein LOC113322916: MPVTATMVGAVLGLGTQMYSNALRKLPYMRHPWEHVLGMGLGAVFVNQLVKWDAQLQVDLDKMLDKAKAANERRYFDEDED